One region of Primulina tabacum isolate GXHZ01 chromosome 1, ASM2559414v2, whole genome shotgun sequence genomic DNA includes:
- the LOC142552097 gene encoding blue copper protein-like produces MEMAEAITFLLLLLHVFPAVYGATISVGGSSGWTTGFNYDSWANGQAFTTKDVLLFNYGPSHSVEEVSDSDYEDCNTNNPSIASYGPSPTSIPLSSTGTRYFICPTSNHCSQGMKLAVTITDGNSTATPPPPSTTIPPPPPRNSTVPPSHPPSTTASPPPRTTPTPSPSTRSSPPSRSPLAPTNTPPPAPSHGTILAARNSMFIEIFLVMATFFGLIG; encoded by the exons ATGGAAATGGCCGAAGCTATTACTTTTCTTCTTCTGCTACTCCATGTTTTTCCGGCAGTGTATGGCGCCACTATCTCTGTGGGCGGCAGCAGTGGATGGACGACCGGATTCAATTACGATTCTTGGGCTAATGGTCAAGCGTTTACAACCAAAGATGTCTTGT TGTTTAACTATGGCCCCAGCCATTCCGTAGAAGAAGTAAGCGACAGTGACTATGAAGACTGCAACACCAATAACCCCAGTATTGCTTCGTACGGCCCCAGCCCAACTTCAATCCCCCTCTCCTCAACCGGAACAAGATACTTCATCTGCCCCACATCCAACCACTGCTCTCAGGGAATGAAATTGGCCGTCACAATCACCGACGGAAACAGCACCGCCACACCGCCGCCACCGTCCACCACCATTCCGCCACCTCCACCTAGAAACAGTACTGTTCCTCCATCGCACCCGCCCAGCACCACTGCGTCACCTCCACCCAGAACCACACCAACTCCCTCCCCCAGCACCCGCTCATCGCCTCCCTCGCGTTCTCCACTCGCACCCACCAATACTCCACCTCCAGCACCCTCTCATGGCACAATTTTGGCAGCCCGGAATAGcatgtttattgaaatatttcttgTTATGGCTACATTCTTTGGGCTCATCGGCTAG